One Jeotgalibaca porci genomic region harbors:
- the topA gene encoding type I DNA topoisomerase — MAYKYLVIVESPTKAKTIEKYLGRNYKVVASKGHLRDLPKSRMAVDFENDYQPDYISIRGKGPLIKELKKYAKGAEKIFLASDPDREGEAIAWHLAYLLGLDPNDNIRVVYNEVTKTAVKEAIKNPRPINLDLVSSQTARRVLDRIVGYSISPILWKKVKKGLSAGRVQSVALKLIINREEEINGFVPEESWTLDGTFQKDKKVFEAAFYGLNDGKKLKLLNEEQAKNTLAKLSGNEFMVADVEKKQQKRNPAPPFTTSSLQQDAANKLNFRTRKTMMVAQQLYEGIPLGKEGSVGLITYMRTDSSRVADSAVSETYAFILDEYGKEYARTKAPVKKAAEGSQDAHEAIRPSSVLRKPVDIEQYLTKDQFKLYQLIWSRFVASQMQPAIFDTMRVNLANQDLIFRANGSKENFAGFRKVYQDNKSKDNMLPDLVVGDTVYSKDIIPNQHFTQPPARYSEATLIKALEENGVGRPSTYSPTIETIQRRYYVKLVAKRFEPTELGTIVHGLVDTYFPRIVDVSFTAEMEKDLDAIEEGKLEWVKVIDAFYRPFEKHLSIAEAEMEKIEIKDEPAGFDCELCGNPMVIKIGKFGKFYACSNFPDCRNTKAIVKKINVKCPLCKEGEVIERKSKKNRIFFGCERYPDCEFVSWDKPIGRDCPKCEKYLVQKKVRGGQQVKCSSCDYEEEVQK; from the coding sequence TTGGCATATAAATATTTGGTGATCGTAGAGTCACCTACCAAAGCAAAGACAATCGAAAAATATCTAGGACGGAATTACAAGGTGGTTGCAAGTAAAGGGCACCTGAGAGACTTACCAAAAAGCCGTATGGCGGTAGATTTTGAGAATGACTACCAACCGGACTACATTTCCATTCGCGGGAAAGGCCCGCTTATCAAAGAACTTAAAAAATATGCTAAAGGCGCAGAAAAAATATTTCTCGCATCTGACCCGGATAGAGAAGGGGAAGCAATTGCATGGCATTTAGCTTATTTATTAGGACTCGATCCAAATGACAACATCCGTGTTGTCTACAACGAAGTAACGAAAACAGCCGTTAAAGAGGCTATTAAGAACCCAAGACCTATTAATCTGGATTTAGTTTCATCCCAAACTGCGCGTCGTGTGTTGGACCGTATTGTGGGTTATTCTATTTCACCTATTCTATGGAAGAAAGTTAAAAAAGGATTGAGTGCCGGTCGTGTACAGTCTGTCGCACTGAAATTAATTATAAATCGTGAAGAAGAAATTAATGGGTTTGTTCCGGAAGAGTCTTGGACATTAGATGGAACCTTCCAAAAAGACAAAAAAGTATTTGAAGCTGCTTTCTACGGCTTAAACGATGGGAAGAAACTAAAATTACTGAATGAAGAACAAGCCAAAAATACGTTAGCGAAGCTGTCAGGGAATGAATTTATGGTTGCGGACGTTGAGAAGAAACAACAAAAACGTAATCCTGCGCCACCCTTTACAACATCCAGCTTGCAACAAGATGCAGCTAACAAATTAAACTTCAGAACGCGTAAAACAATGATGGTCGCACAACAGTTATATGAAGGAATACCGCTTGGTAAAGAAGGGTCAGTCGGTCTGATTACTTATATGCGTACGGATTCCAGTCGTGTAGCAGATTCGGCTGTTTCAGAGACGTATGCGTTCATCTTGGATGAGTACGGCAAAGAATACGCACGTACTAAAGCACCAGTTAAAAAAGCGGCTGAAGGATCGCAAGATGCGCATGAGGCAATTCGTCCTTCAAGCGTCTTGCGTAAACCTGTTGATATCGAACAATACTTAACGAAAGATCAATTCAAATTATACCAATTGATTTGGTCACGTTTTGTAGCTAGCCAAATGCAGCCGGCAATTTTTGACACAATGCGTGTAAATTTGGCGAACCAAGACCTAATCTTCCGAGCAAACGGATCAAAAGAAAACTTTGCTGGTTTTAGAAAAGTCTATCAAGATAATAAATCAAAAGATAATATGCTTCCGGACTTAGTAGTCGGTGATACGGTTTATTCGAAAGATATTATTCCGAATCAGCATTTTACACAACCGCCGGCACGCTATTCTGAAGCGACACTCATTAAAGCTCTGGAAGAAAATGGTGTAGGAAGACCTTCTACGTATTCGCCAACCATCGAAACAATCCAACGCCGTTACTATGTTAAGTTGGTAGCGAAACGGTTTGAGCCAACAGAACTGGGAACAATCGTGCATGGTTTAGTTGATACCTATTTCCCACGTATTGTTGACGTGTCCTTTACTGCTGAAATGGAAAAAGATTTGGATGCCATTGAAGAAGGTAAGTTGGAGTGGGTAAAAGTTATCGATGCCTTCTATCGCCCGTTTGAAAAACATCTAAGCATTGCCGAAGCTGAGATGGAAAAAATCGAAATTAAAGATGAACCAGCTGGATTTGACTGTGAGTTATGTGGCAATCCAATGGTTATTAAGATTGGTAAATTTGGGAAGTTTTATGCATGTAGTAATTTCCCTGATTGCCGCAATACGAAAGCAATTGTTAAGAAAATTAACGTTAAATGTCCGCTTTGTAAAGAAGGGGAAGTAATCGAACGAAAATCCAAGAAAAATAGAATTTTCTTTGGGTGTGAACGTTATCCGGACTGCGAATTCGTGTCGTGGGATAAACCGATTGGCCGTGATTGTCCGAAATGTGAGAAATATTTGGTACAGAAAAAAGTTCGTGGTGGGCAGCAAGTGAAATGTAGCAGCTGTGATTACGAAGAAGAAGTTCAAAAATAA